A single Pseudomonas sp. DC1.2 DNA region contains:
- the rdgC gene encoding recombination-associated protein RdgC has translation MWFKNLLIYRLTQDLPFDAEALETALATKLARPCASQELTTYGFVAPFGKGEDAPLAHVSGDFLLIAARKEERILPGSVVRDAVKEKVEEIEAEQMRKVYKKERDQIKDEIIQAFLPRAFIRRSSTFAAIAPKQGLILVNSASPKRAEDLLSTLREVIGSLPVRPLAVKMAPTATMTDWVKTQKAADDFFVLDECELRDTHEDGGIVRCKRQDLTSEEIQLHLSTGKVVTQLSLAWQDKLSFMLDDKMTVKRLKFEDLLQDQAEQDGGDEALGQLDASFALMMLTFGDFLPALIEALGGEETPQGI, from the coding sequence ATGTGGTTCAAAAACCTGCTTATCTATCGCCTGACCCAAGATCTGCCTTTTGATGCCGAGGCGCTGGAAACTGCACTGGCCACCAAACTGGCGCGTCCATGTGCAAGCCAGGAGTTGACCACTTACGGTTTCGTCGCGCCATTTGGCAAGGGCGAGGATGCTCCATTGGCGCACGTCAGCGGCGACTTCCTGCTGATTGCCGCCCGTAAAGAAGAACGCATTCTGCCGGGTAGCGTCGTGCGTGACGCAGTGAAGGAAAAGGTCGAAGAGATCGAAGCCGAGCAAATGCGTAAGGTCTACAAGAAGGAACGGGATCAGATCAAGGATGAAATCATCCAGGCCTTCCTGCCTCGCGCCTTTATCCGTCGCTCTTCGACTTTCGCCGCGATCGCGCCGAAACAAGGTCTGATTCTGGTCAACTCGGCCAGCCCGAAACGCGCCGAAGACCTGCTGTCGACCCTGCGTGAAGTCATCGGCTCGCTGCCAGTTCGTCCACTCGCCGTAAAAATGGCCCCGACCGCCACCATGACCGACTGGGTCAAAACCCAGAAAGCCGCCGACGACTTCTTTGTGCTGGACGAGTGCGAACTGCGCGATACCCACGAAGATGGCGGCATCGTGCGCTGCAAGCGGCAGGACCTGACCAGCGAAGAAATTCAACTGCACCTGAGCACCGGCAAAGTAGTCACGCAACTGTCGCTGGCCTGGCAGGACAAACTGTCGTTCATGCTCGACGACAAAATGACGGTCAAGCGCCTGAAGTTCGAAGACTTGCTGCAAGATCAGGCAGAACAGGACGGCGGTGACGAAGCCCTGGGCCAACTGGACGCCAGCTTCGCCCTGATGATGCTGACCTTCGGCGACTTCCTGCCGGCACTGATTGAAGCGCTGGGTGGGGAAGAGACGCCGCAAGGCATCTAA
- a CDS encoding response regulator, with the protein MTNARILIVEDEANIRRFIGIALRDEGFQVFEADSVKRALIHAASRQPDLVIVDLGLPDGDGKQLISELRGWLAVPILVLSARDREEEKVAALDAGADDYLTKPFGVPELLARIRAQLRRHVQTGAVAASSKVTFGEIEVDLATHEVWRQGNPVHLTPIEYRLLGAMIRGQSRVITHRQLLLEVWGLDYVERAHYLRVHMAHLRQKLETDPAQPQYFITELQVGYRLVGL; encoded by the coding sequence ATGACCAATGCACGCATTCTTATCGTTGAAGACGAGGCTAACATTCGCCGTTTCATCGGCATTGCCTTACGCGATGAAGGCTTCCAGGTCTTCGAGGCGGATAGCGTAAAACGCGCGTTGATTCATGCTGCCAGCCGCCAGCCAGACTTGGTAATCGTCGACCTCGGTTTGCCCGATGGCGACGGCAAGCAGTTGATCAGCGAACTTCGAGGCTGGCTGGCGGTGCCGATTCTGGTGTTGTCGGCCCGTGACCGCGAGGAGGAAAAAGTCGCGGCCCTCGACGCCGGAGCCGATGACTACCTGACCAAGCCCTTCGGTGTGCCCGAGCTGCTCGCACGGATCCGTGCGCAGTTGCGCCGACACGTGCAAACCGGCGCGGTGGCGGCGAGCAGCAAGGTGACGTTCGGCGAGATCGAGGTCGATTTGGCCACTCATGAAGTGTGGCGCCAAGGTAATCCAGTGCATTTGACGCCGATTGAGTATCGACTGCTGGGGGCGATGATTCGTGGGCAGAGCCGGGTTATCACTCATCGGCAGTTATTACTAGAGGTATGGGGCCTGGATTATGTGGAGCGCGCCCATTATTTGCGGGTACACATGGCGCATTTACGGCAAAAGCTGGAGACAGATCCGGCCCAGCCGCAGTATTTCATTACCGAATTGCAGGTGGGGTATCGCTTGGTGGGCCTGTAG
- the kdpA gene encoding potassium-transporting ATPase subunit KdpA yields the protein MLSTVLEFVVILGLMTGLAVLMGKWLTRVFTGSTHALPERCTYRLLGIEPAETMGWARYGSALVLSNAAMMLLGYAVLRLQGVMPINPLGLAAQTPDLAFNTAASFITNTNWQAYSGETSLSNFSQMAVITFLMFVGATAGVAAAAGFIRGLSRANSADIGNFWVDFTRVLYRVMLPLCVGMALVYVWQGMPQTLASQAMATTLEGAQQQLIVGAVASFESIKHIGTNGGGFFSMNAAHPFENPTPLTNALHILSMLLIPSALTYTFGSMLLRRRQGWVFFGTFLVMFVGFLTLVYSAEQSGNPLLTQVGANQLMSSSQSGGNMEGKELRFGIADSSLFIATTTGATTGSVNAMHDSLTPMGGFVPLAQMMLNCVFGGDGVGFINLIQYALLTVFLVGMMIGRSPEFLGKKIEAREMKLVMLSVLAHPISILGFTALAALWPDTLASLNNLGPHGFSEVLYAYTSGTANNGSAFAGLNANTPFFNTTIGLAMLIGRFFTLLPMLAVAGSLAMKKTVPAGAGTIPTATPLFMFLVVFVVLVVGGLTFLPALALGPLVEQLQLLSGQTYN from the coding sequence ATGTTGAGCACTGTGCTGGAATTTGTGGTGATCCTGGGACTGATGACCGGGCTCGCCGTCTTAATGGGCAAGTGGCTGACCCGGGTGTTTACCGGGAGTACACACGCCCTGCCTGAACGTTGTACCTATCGCCTGCTAGGCATTGAACCGGCGGAGACCATGGGGTGGGCCCGTTATGGTTCGGCCCTGGTGCTGTCAAATGCGGCAATGATGTTGCTCGGCTACGCGGTATTGCGCCTGCAAGGCGTGATGCCCATCAACCCGTTGGGGCTGGCGGCGCAGACGCCGGACTTGGCTTTCAACACTGCCGCTTCTTTTATTACCAACACCAACTGGCAGGCGTACTCAGGTGAAACCAGCCTGTCCAACTTCAGCCAGATGGCGGTAATTACCTTCCTGATGTTCGTCGGTGCGACCGCTGGCGTTGCCGCGGCAGCCGGTTTCATTCGCGGGTTGAGCCGCGCTAACTCGGCCGATATCGGTAACTTCTGGGTTGACTTCACCCGAGTCCTGTACCGGGTGATGTTGCCGCTGTGCGTGGGCATGGCGCTGGTCTATGTCTGGCAGGGCATGCCGCAGACCCTCGCGTCCCAGGCAATGGCCACCACGCTGGAGGGGGCACAGCAGCAACTGATTGTCGGCGCGGTCGCAAGCTTTGAATCGATCAAGCACATTGGCACTAACGGAGGCGGTTTTTTCAGCATGAACGCCGCGCATCCGTTCGAGAACCCGACCCCACTGACCAACGCCCTGCACATCCTCAGCATGTTGCTGATTCCGTCGGCACTGACTTATACCTTCGGCAGCATGCTGCTGCGTCGCCGTCAGGGCTGGGTATTTTTCGGTACGTTTCTGGTGATGTTTGTCGGCTTCCTGACCCTGGTCTATAGCGCCGAACAAAGCGGCAACCCGTTACTGACCCAGGTCGGTGCAAACCAACTGATGTCGTCGAGCCAAAGCGGCGGCAACATGGAAGGCAAGGAGCTGCGTTTCGGCATCGCCGACAGCAGCCTGTTCATTGCCACCACCACCGGGGCTACCACCGGCTCGGTCAACGCGATGCACGACTCGCTGACCCCCATGGGCGGTTTTGTTCCCTTGGCGCAGATGATGCTCAACTGCGTATTCGGTGGCGACGGCGTGGGGTTTATCAACCTGATCCAGTACGCGCTGCTGACAGTGTTTCTGGTGGGCATGATGATCGGCCGTAGCCCAGAATTCCTCGGTAAGAAGATCGAGGCTCGGGAGATGAAACTGGTCATGCTCTCGGTCCTCGCGCACCCCATCAGCATTCTCGGTTTTACCGCACTCGCGGCCCTGTGGCCGGACACGTTGGCCAGCCTCAACAACCTCGGCCCCCATGGTTTCAGCGAGGTGCTTTACGCCTACACCTCCGGCACCGCCAACAACGGTTCGGCGTTCGCCGGGCTCAACGCCAACACGCCGTTTTTCAACACCACCATTGGTTTGGCAATGCTGATCGGACGCTTCTTCACCCTGCTGCCCATGCTGGCAGTGGCCGGTTCCCTCGCGATGAAGAAAACCGTGCCTGCCGGCGCCGGCACCATTCCCACCGCCACCCCACTGTTCATGTTCCTCGTGGTCTTCGTGGTGCTGGTGGTCGGTGGCCTGACTTTCCTGCCGGCGCTCGCGCTCGGCCCGCTGGTGGAGCAACTGCAGTTGCTGTCCGGCCAGACGTACAACTAA
- the kdpB gene encoding potassium-transporting ATPase subunit KdpB, which produces MIKNARLPLFDRSIVLNACLDAFKKLLPQAQWKNPVMFVVYLGSILTSLLWLQSLSSRGEAPSGFILSITLWLWFTVLFANFAEALAEGRSRAQAASLRSMKRQTLAKLLQQPRHGAAWQPTEASLLSKGSVVLIEAGDLVPLDGVVIEGVASVDESAITGESAPVIREAGGDFSSVTGGTRVLSDWLVVQISVNPGESFLDRMISMVESAKRQKTPNEVALTILLVGLTLLFLLVIVTLSPYSIFAVAMSGSGNVVSATVLVALLVCLIPTTIGGLLSAIGVAGMSRMMSANVIATSGRAVEAAGDVDVLLLDKTGTITLGNRQASRFIPAPGITEADLADAAQLASLADETPEGRSIVVLAKQKFDLRARDIHALGASFVHFSAQTRMSGVDLPEGRAVRKGAADAIRNHIEALGGSFPAAVQAKVDEVSRRGSTPLVVSDGSKTLGVVELKDVVKGGIKERFAELRRMGIKTVMITGDNRLTAAAIAVEAGVDDFLAEARPEDKLQLIRDYQAQGKLVAMTGDGTNDAPALAQADVAVAMNSGTQAAKEAGNMVDLDSNPTKLIEVVEVGKQMLMTRGALTTFSVANDVAKYFAIVPAAFVATYPQLGALNVMHLSSPNSAILSAVIFNALIIVALIPLALRGVTYRAIGAAALLNRNLLIYGLGGVLVPFAGIKLIDMVLTGVGLV; this is translated from the coding sequence ATGATCAAGAATGCTCGTTTACCCCTGTTCGATCGCAGCATAGTGCTCAACGCCTGCCTCGACGCCTTCAAGAAACTGCTGCCTCAGGCGCAGTGGAAGAACCCGGTGATGTTCGTGGTTTACCTGGGCAGCATCCTCACCAGCCTGCTGTGGTTGCAATCCCTGAGCAGCCGCGGTGAAGCGCCCAGCGGCTTTATCCTCAGCATCACCCTGTGGCTGTGGTTTACCGTGCTGTTCGCCAACTTCGCCGAAGCCTTGGCCGAAGGCCGCAGCCGTGCTCAGGCGGCGAGCCTGCGCAGCATGAAACGCCAGACCCTGGCCAAACTGTTACAACAACCCCGACACGGCGCGGCCTGGCAACCGACCGAAGCCAGCCTGCTGAGCAAGGGCAGCGTGGTGCTGATCGAAGCAGGCGACCTGGTGCCGCTGGACGGCGTGGTTATCGAAGGTGTGGCCTCAGTGGATGAAAGCGCGATCACCGGCGAATCGGCTCCGGTGATTCGTGAGGCGGGTGGGGATTTCTCCTCCGTTACCGGGGGCACGCGGGTTTTATCCGACTGGCTGGTGGTACAGATCAGCGTCAATCCGGGCGAATCGTTTCTCGACCGCATGATCTCAATGGTCGAGTCAGCCAAGCGCCAAAAGACTCCGAATGAAGTTGCCCTGACGATTCTGTTGGTGGGGTTGACCCTGCTGTTTCTGTTGGTGATCGTAACCCTGAGCCCGTACTCGATCTTCGCCGTGGCCATGAGCGGCAGCGGCAACGTGGTCAGCGCCACGGTACTGGTGGCGTTGCTGGTGTGCCTGATCCCGACCACCATCGGCGGTTTACTCTCGGCCATTGGCGTGGCGGGCATGAGCCGGATGATGTCGGCCAACGTCATCGCCACCTCGGGTCGCGCCGTCGAAGCGGCCGGTGACGTTGACGTACTACTGCTGGACAAGACTGGCACCATCACGCTGGGCAACCGTCAGGCCAGCCGTTTTATTCCGGCGCCGGGAATCACGGAAGCGGACTTGGCCGACGCCGCACAATTGGCCTCCCTGGCAGATGAAACCCCTGAGGGGCGCAGTATTGTGGTCCTGGCCAAACAGAAGTTTGACCTGCGGGCTCGGGACATCCATGCCTTGGGCGCCAGCTTCGTCCACTTCAGCGCGCAAACGCGCATGAGCGGCGTCGACCTGCCCGAGGGCCGGGCTGTTCGCAAAGGCGCGGCCGATGCGATCCGCAACCATATCGAAGCGTTGGGCGGCAGCTTTCCCGCGGCTGTACAGGCGAAAGTCGATGAAGTCTCGCGGCGCGGCAGCACGCCTTTGGTGGTGTCCGACGGTTCGAAAACATTGGGTGTGGTGGAGCTCAAGGACGTGGTCAAAGGCGGCATCAAGGAGCGCTTCGCCGAACTGCGGCGCATGGGCATCAAGACCGTGATGATCACTGGCGACAACCGCCTCACCGCGGCAGCCATTGCCGTAGAAGCGGGCGTTGATGATTTCCTCGCCGAGGCACGTCCCGAAGACAAGCTGCAGCTGATCCGCGACTACCAGGCTCAGGGCAAGCTCGTGGCCATGACCGGCGACGGCACCAACGACGCCCCCGCCCTTGCCCAGGCCGACGTAGCTGTGGCAATGAACAGCGGCACCCAGGCTGCCAAAGAGGCCGGCAACATGGTCGACCTGGACAGCAACCCGACCAAACTGATCGAAGTGGTCGAGGTCGGCAAACAGATGCTGATGACGCGCGGCGCCCTCACCACCTTCAGCGTGGCCAACGACGTGGCGAAATATTTCGCCATCGTCCCGGCCGCTTTCGTCGCCACCTACCCCCAGTTGGGCGCGTTGAACGTGATGCACCTGAGCAGCCCCAACTCGGCGATTCTCAGCGCGGTAATTTTTAACGCGCTGATCATTGTCGCGCTGATTCCATTGGCATTGCGCGGTGTGACTTACCGCGCCATTGGCGCGGCGGCACTGCTCAACCGCAACCTGCTGATTTACGGGTTGGGTGGGGTCTTGGTGCCGTTCGCCGGAATCAAGCTGATTGACATGGTGCTGACAGGGGTGGGCTTGGTGTAA
- a CDS encoding sensor histidine kinase KdpD — MAVIERLNAPPDDRPDPDALLAKIQQEEHAALRGKLRIYFGSNAGVGKTCAMLAAAQREVMRGRDLLAGVVETHGRRETAELLAGLEELPRASILHRDYTLSEFDLDAALLRHPSLVLVDELAHSNVPGSRHPKRWQDVEELLRAGIDVWTTLNVQHLESLNDIVSGIIGIRIRETVPDHVFDDAHEVVVVDLPPDDLLRRLKEGKVYLAPQAERASRHFFRKGNLLALRELALRRTADRVDSQMRLYRRERSINTLWPARERLLVGMAGDAGDERLVREAARLAQKLEADWMVVHVASAQRQGTSASRYLTAMKSLALAAEFGADTATLPGMDVAEALATCARELNANRLMLGHRPRKAWQFWHQSVSDRISRHHPQIDQIVIAHGLLPDVAPIKAAETQPALSGRALAYLWASLACFAATAVAALLLQVFDLANVVMLFLLTVVLVALRYGRGPGVWAAMLAVLCFDFFFVQPRLSFTVNDTQYFFTFALMLGIALITGQLTARLRHEARTAAARERRATSLARLARDLSAALTVEQISEVALHTFSAVFEARVGLALPDAAEGVHSIGAGLLPIDESIAQWTYDHGQPAGQGTDTLAAAKGCYLPLKAPMRVRGVLVLELVQSERLNEPEERRLLEACMSQLAIALERVHFVEVAQSTLVQMEGEKMRNTLLAAISHDLRTPLTTLIGAADTALPHAPPGPLTDLLLGIHDQATSMQRLIENLLDMARMQERGVRLNRQWHSLEEIVGSALRQLREPLAGHTLQTDIAAQLPLVEIDALLIERVLVNLLDNAAKYTPAGTRVSVAAQQVEELIVLEVSDNGPGCPAGNNPHSLFEPFTRGQQESAVAGIGLGLALAKRIIEAHGGRIAAQRNADQGMRFVITLPAGTPPSMETL, encoded by the coding sequence ATGGCCGTAATAGAAAGATTGAACGCTCCCCCCGACGACCGTCCGGACCCCGACGCCCTACTGGCCAAAATCCAGCAGGAAGAACACGCCGCCTTGCGCGGCAAACTGCGTATTTACTTTGGTTCCAATGCAGGGGTTGGCAAGACCTGCGCCATGCTTGCCGCCGCGCAACGGGAAGTGATGCGCGGTCGCGACTTGCTGGCCGGGGTGGTCGAAACCCACGGCCGCCGTGAAACCGCCGAATTGCTCGCCGGACTTGAAGAGCTACCCCGCGCCTCGATCCTGCACCGCGATTACACCCTCAGCGAATTCGACCTCGATGCCGCCCTGCTGCGACACCCATCACTAGTGTTGGTAGACGAACTGGCCCATAGCAACGTTCCGGGCTCGCGCCATCCCAAGCGCTGGCAGGATGTGGAGGAACTGTTGCGGGCCGGCATTGACGTATGGACCACCCTTAACGTCCAGCACCTGGAAAGTCTCAACGATATCGTCAGCGGCATCATCGGTATTCGCATCAGGGAAACAGTGCCTGATCATGTGTTCGATGACGCCCATGAAGTGGTGGTGGTGGACCTGCCGCCGGATGATCTGCTGCGGCGTTTGAAAGAAGGCAAGGTCTACCTCGCGCCTCAGGCCGAGCGCGCTTCGCGGCACTTTTTCCGCAAGGGCAACTTGTTGGCCCTACGCGAGTTGGCCTTGAGGCGCACCGCCGACCGGGTCGACTCACAAATGCGCCTGTATCGCCGCGAACGCTCGATCAACACCCTCTGGCCGGCCCGCGAGCGGCTACTGGTGGGCATGGCAGGCGATGCCGGGGATGAACGCCTTGTTCGCGAAGCAGCGCGTCTGGCGCAGAAGCTTGAGGCTGACTGGATGGTGGTGCATGTGGCCTCGGCGCAACGTCAGGGCACCAGCGCTTCACGCTATTTGACCGCGATGAAATCCTTGGCGCTGGCCGCCGAATTTGGTGCCGATACCGCCACCTTGCCCGGTATGGATGTCGCTGAAGCACTGGCGACGTGTGCCCGCGAGCTAAACGCCAATCGCCTGATGCTGGGTCACCGTCCGCGCAAAGCGTGGCAGTTCTGGCATCAGTCCGTCAGCGACCGGATCAGCCGGCATCATCCGCAGATTGATCAGATCGTTATCGCCCACGGTTTGCTACCCGACGTCGCCCCGATAAAAGCGGCCGAAACGCAGCCGGCACTCTCCGGCAGAGCCCTGGCCTACCTTTGGGCGAGCCTGGCCTGTTTTGCCGCCACCGCTGTCGCGGCCTTGCTGCTGCAAGTGTTTGACCTGGCCAACGTCGTGATGCTGTTTCTGCTCACGGTCGTGCTGGTGGCCCTGCGCTATGGGCGCGGCCCCGGCGTGTGGGCAGCGATGCTGGCGGTATTGTGTTTCGACTTCTTTTTCGTCCAGCCGCGCTTATCGTTCACCGTCAACGACACCCAATATTTCTTCACCTTCGCCCTGATGCTGGGCATCGCCCTGATCACCGGGCAACTCACCGCCCGGCTGCGTCATGAAGCACGCACTGCCGCCGCACGGGAACGGCGGGCCACTTCACTGGCTCGGCTGGCGAGGGATCTGTCGGCCGCATTGACCGTGGAACAGATCAGCGAAGTGGCCTTGCACACCTTTAGCGCCGTGTTCGAGGCACGTGTCGGGCTGGCGTTACCCGACGCCGCCGAAGGCGTACACAGCATTGGCGCGGGCCTGCTGCCCATCGACGAAAGTATCGCCCAATGGACCTACGATCACGGCCAACCAGCCGGCCAGGGCACCGACACGCTGGCCGCCGCCAAGGGTTGCTACCTGCCGTTGAAAGCGCCCATGCGGGTGCGCGGCGTCCTGGTGCTCGAACTGGTGCAGAGCGAGCGCCTGAACGAACCCGAAGAACGCCGTCTGCTGGAAGCCTGCATGAGCCAATTGGCGATTGCCCTGGAACGGGTGCATTTCGTCGAAGTGGCGCAAAGCACGCTGGTGCAAATGGAAGGCGAGAAAATGCGCAACACCTTGCTCGCCGCCATTTCCCATGACTTGCGCACCCCTCTGACGACCCTGATCGGCGCCGCGGACACCGCCCTGCCCCACGCACCTCCCGGCCCACTGACCGACTTGCTACTGGGCATTCACGATCAAGCGACGTCCATGCAACGCCTGATCGAAAACCTGTTGGACATGGCGCGCATGCAAGAGCGTGGTGTGCGGCTCAATCGGCAGTGGCACTCGCTGGAAGAAATCGTTGGCAGCGCTTTGCGTCAATTACGCGAACCCCTGGCCGGGCATACGCTGCAAACCGATATTGCAGCGCAATTGCCGCTGGTCGAGATCGACGCACTGCTGATCGAGCGAGTGCTGGTCAACCTGCTGGACAACGCCGCGAAATACACGCCGGCAGGCACACGCGTCAGTGTCGCGGCGCAACAAGTCGAGGAGCTGATCGTGCTGGAGGTCAGCGACAACGGTCCGGGCTGCCCTGCGGGGAACAATCCCCACAGCCTGTTCGAACCCTTCACACGCGGTCAGCAGGAATCAGCCGTCGCCGGCATCGGCCTGGGGCTGGCCTTGGCCAAACGAATCATCGAGGCCCACGGCGGCCGCATTGCAGCGCAGCGCAACGCTGATCAAGGCATGCGATTTGTCATCACTTTACCGGCGGGCACCCCGCCATCAATGGAAACGCTATGA
- the kdpC gene encoding potassium-transporting ATPase subunit KdpC, with amino-acid sequence MTTQSIFKGLLRPVLVSAVFFMLLTGVAYPMFTTLAANLLFPFQAQGSLVERDGRVIGSAVIGQDFTRPEYFHGRPSMTLGTDPQDPSKSVQQPYNAGSSGASNLAPTSQKLIDQVTARVLDYRQQNGLAADAQVPVDAVTASASGLDPHISLANARLQVSRVARLRQLPEADLLQLVERHTAERTFGLLGEPRINVLQLNLALDARLPARQPSIAASE; translated from the coding sequence ATGACGACTCAATCCATATTCAAGGGCTTGTTACGCCCGGTGCTGGTCTCAGCTGTGTTCTTCATGCTGCTGACTGGCGTGGCTTATCCGATGTTTACCACCTTGGCGGCGAACCTGTTGTTCCCCTTCCAGGCCCAGGGCAGCCTGGTCGAACGCGACGGACGGGTGATCGGCTCCGCCGTCATCGGCCAGGACTTCACCCGGCCGGAGTATTTCCATGGCCGCCCAAGCATGACCCTCGGCACCGACCCACAAGACCCGAGCAAGAGCGTACAGCAGCCCTATAACGCCGGTTCCAGCGGCGCCAGCAACCTCGCACCGACCAGCCAGAAACTGATTGATCAGGTCACTGCACGGGTGCTCGATTACCGCCAACAAAATGGTCTGGCCGCTGACGCGCAGGTGCCGGTGGATGCAGTGACCGCCTCTGCGTCGGGGTTGGACCCGCATATTTCGCTCGCCAATGCACGGCTTCAGGTGTCACGCGTTGCCCGCCTGCGCCAACTGCCCGAAGCTGATCTGCTGCAACTGGTTGAGCGCCATACCGCCGAACGCACCTTCGGCCTGCTCGGTGAACCGCGCATCAATGTACTGCAACTGAACCTCGCCCTGGATGCACGTTTACCCGCGCGTCAGCCATCTATTGCGGCCAGTGAGTAA
- a CDS encoding bile acid:sodium symporter family protein — translation MRALAALSRFVGNTFAYWVLIFAVAAFLQPTWFIGLKGAIVPLLGLVMFGMGLTLKLDDFAEVARHPWRVALGVVAHFVIMPGMAWLLCQAFQLPPEIAVGVILVGCCPSGTSSNVMTWLARGDLALSVAIAAVTTLLAPLLTPALIWLLASAWLPVSFMELFWSILQVVLLPIILGVVAQRLLGERVRHAVDVLPLVSVVSIVIIVAAVVAASQAKIAESGLLIMAVVMLHNSFGYLLGYFTGRLFKLPLAQRKSLALEVGMQNSGLGAALASAHFSPLAAVPSALFSVWHNISGALLSTYFRRMSEKQDRETAARHASEHS, via the coding sequence ATGCGTGCATTGGCTGCATTAAGTCGTTTTGTCGGCAACACCTTTGCCTACTGGGTGCTGATTTTCGCGGTCGCGGCGTTCCTGCAACCGACGTGGTTCATTGGCCTCAAGGGCGCGATCGTGCCGCTGTTGGGACTGGTGATGTTCGGCATGGGCCTAACCCTCAAACTCGACGACTTCGCCGAAGTCGCTCGCCACCCGTGGCGCGTGGCCCTTGGCGTCGTTGCCCATTTCGTGATCATGCCCGGCATGGCGTGGTTGCTCTGCCAAGCGTTTCAACTGCCGCCTGAAATCGCCGTCGGCGTGATCCTGGTCGGTTGCTGCCCAAGCGGCACCTCGTCGAACGTGATGACCTGGCTGGCCCGTGGCGACCTGGCACTGTCGGTGGCCATCGCCGCCGTCACCACCCTCCTTGCCCCGTTGCTGACCCCGGCACTGATCTGGCTACTGGCTTCGGCCTGGCTGCCCGTCTCGTTCATGGAGTTGTTCTGGTCGATCCTGCAAGTAGTGCTGCTGCCCATCATCCTCGGCGTAGTCGCCCAGCGCTTGCTCGGCGAACGGGTTCGCCACGCGGTGGACGTTTTACCGCTGGTGTCCGTCGTGAGCATCGTGATCATTGTCGCGGCTGTCGTCGCGGCCAGTCAGGCCAAAATCGCCGAGTCCGGCCTGCTGATCATGGCGGTGGTGATGCTGCATAACAGCTTCGGCTATCTGCTGGGCTACTTCACTGGACGCCTGTTCAAGCTGCCACTGGCACAACGCAAATCTCTTGCGCTAGAAGTCGGCATGCAGAACTCCGGGTTGGGCGCGGCGCTGGCCAGTGCCCATTTTTCGCCGTTGGCCGCAGTACCCAGTGCGCTGTTCAGCGTCTGGCACAACATTTCCGGGGCACTGCTCTCGACCTATTTCCGGCGCATGAGCGAAAAACAAGATCGGGAAACAGCCGCCCGGCACGCCAGCGAACACTCCTGA
- the kdpF gene encoding K(+)-transporting ATPase subunit F: protein MLTLKFIYIASGMTAAGLFAYLGYALIRAEKF from the coding sequence GTGCTGACACTTAAGTTCATTTATATCGCCAGCGGCATGACGGCTGCGGGGCTGTTCGCTTATTTGGGTTACGCCCTCATTCGCGCAGAGAAATTCTGA